Proteins from one Desulfonema limicola genomic window:
- a CDS encoding tetratricopeptide repeat protein — translation MRKIFWLTLGAVFVLFFNFQAAAQEQGDAYFDFGVFSFEDKDYENAEKNFKKALEFNPENPFYNHFLGKTFLQTKQYDEAGKYLHKAEQINPGIPGLKNDIAYLKYETGDYLQAADLFMEIAKNEPENILAQYYAGINLFKLEKYRDALDYFLKSSQGSPTIKVNGSYYAGVCYQKTGSIDRALEMFEYVRDNAESPMLAESAASWLEGINKLKKNMKPYSLYLKLSRLHDDNVRLEPSDLEIDLGADESDFASIIYFSGRYNFINRENLVTGAGYSHYQKWYDDFNEYSMTGSLLDLYAEFSLHPFSYGFTYVPSFYWVDSESYLRRHQLTPRVKWRIKENLAADLSYSYYNNSYVDDDKRDGHANELFLTMQYDFFNNKSRLTAGIGYEEDSASHPDYYYGEWKARAGAVFLLPWDLTFGLNLKYSDKKYDNTDSYYLVKRNDDKITGSIILSRNLFLNGLGFQQSFNILTAIPI, via the coding sequence ATGAGAAAAATATTTTGGCTTACACTTGGTGCAGTATTTGTCTTATTTTTCAATTTCCAGGCAGCAGCCCAGGAGCAGGGAGACGCATATTTTGATTTTGGGGTTTTCTCCTTTGAAGACAAAGATTATGAAAATGCTGAAAAAAATTTTAAAAAAGCACTGGAATTTAATCCTGAAAACCCTTTTTACAATCATTTTTTAGGAAAAACATTTTTACAAACAAAACAATATGATGAAGCTGGAAAATATCTTCATAAGGCAGAACAGATAAACCCTGGTATTCCCGGTCTTAAAAACGATATTGCATATTTAAAATATGAAACAGGAGATTATTTGCAGGCTGCTGATCTTTTTATGGAAATCGCAAAAAATGAGCCGGAAAATATCCTGGCCCAATACTACGCAGGCATTAATCTTTTTAAGCTTGAAAAATACAGGGATGCTTTGGATTATTTTCTTAAATCATCACAGGGAAGCCCGACAATAAAGGTGAACGGCTCATACTATGCCGGCGTGTGTTATCAAAAAACAGGCAGTATTGACCGGGCATTAGAGATGTTTGAATATGTCAGGGATAATGCCGAGTCCCCCATGCTTGCAGAAAGTGCCGCAAGCTGGCTCGAAGGTATTAACAAGCTGAAAAAAAACATGAAACCTTACAGCCTTTATTTAAAATTATCACGCCTGCATGACGATAATGTCCGGCTTGAGCCTTCAGACCTTGAAATTGATTTGGGAGCCGATGAAAGCGATTTTGCATCCATTATATATTTTTCAGGACGATATAATTTTATTAACAGGGAAAACCTGGTAACAGGGGCTGGTTACAGCCATTACCAGAAATGGTATGACGATTTTAATGAATACAGCATGACCGGCAGCCTGCTTGATCTTTATGCGGAATTCAGCCTCCATCCTTTTTCTTATGGATTTACCTATGTTCCTTCTTTTTACTGGGTTGATTCAGAAAGTTATCTCAGACGGCACCAGCTTACACCCAGGGTTAAATGGAGAATAAAAGAAAACCTGGCAGCGGATCTTTCATACAGCTATTATAATAACAGTTATGTTGATGATGATAAAAGAGACGGCCATGCAAATGAATTGTTTTTAACTATGCAGTATGATTTTTTTAATAATAAAAGCAGGCTGACGGCAGGAATAGGTTATGAGGAAGATTCTGCATCTCATCCTGATTATTATTACGGAGAATGGAAGGCACGGGCAGGGGCTGTTTTTCTTCTTCCCTGGGATTTAACTTTTGGACTTAATTTAAAATACAGTGATAAAAAATATGATAATACAGATTCATATTACCTTGTTAAACGCAATGACGATAAAATTACAGGCTCAATAATTCTTTCCCGTAATCTTTTTTTGAATGGCTTGGGATTTCAGCAGAGTTTCAATATACTGACAGCGATTCCAATATAA
- a CDS encoding FecR family protein encodes MKFLKIKSIVFICMITVCFLTANASGQDNAEIKNKFEPGLGLPVGEIELVQGMNLIFHENENFAYKAEKSLPVFKGDTIVTKEKSLVRIKLNDGSITTLASSTSLTLSRSDYEPEKETRSTFINMGIGKARFVVSKMTNFINSKFNVKTKTAVVGVRGSDFIVISNPESTEIAALNNTELNVLSMDAPGSQTMLNEFENTIVNQGEMPSSPEPLLPERVEILKELFNLTPDFEEKKEMPENPLIEKQGVLVSKDLLVMPENIKISTTGHTLELFDIKKESSTEEKTEEIIKEQQERLVEQQQEELRRFEFPVTPE; translated from the coding sequence ATGAAATTTCTTAAAATAAAATCTATTGTTTTTATCTGCATGATAACGGTTTGTTTTTTAACCGCAAATGCTTCTGGACAAGATAATGCTGAAATCAAAAATAAATTTGAACCAGGTCTTGGACTGCCTGTTGGAGAAATTGAGCTTGTACAGGGCATGAATCTTATTTTTCACGAGAATGAAAATTTTGCATATAAGGCTGAAAAAAGCCTTCCTGTTTTTAAAGGAGATACAATAGTAACAAAGGAAAAATCCCTGGTAAGAATCAAGCTTAATGATGGAAGCATCACAACTTTGGCATCCAGCACAAGTTTAACATTAAGCAGGAGCGATTACGAACCTGAAAAAGAAACCCGTTCCACCTTTATCAACATGGGAATTGGAAAAGCCAGGTTTGTAGTCTCAAAAATGACCAATTTTATAAATTCTAAATTTAATGTTAAAACAAAAACAGCGGTTGTCGGCGTGAGAGGTTCTGATTTTATTGTTATTTCAAACCCTGAATCAACAGAAATTGCAGCCCTTAATAACACGGAGCTTAACGTATTAAGCATGGATGCTCCTGGGTCTCAAACCATGCTCAATGAATTTGAAAACACTATTGTAAACCAGGGGGAAATGCCTTCAAGTCCAGAACCTTTATTACCTGAACGAGTTGAAATATTAAAAGAGCTTTTTAACTTGACTCCTGATTTTGAAGAAAAAAAAGAAATGCCTGAGAATCCTTTAATTGAAAAACAGGGTGTTCTTGTATCAAAGGATCTGCTTGTAATGCCTGAAAATATAAAAATTTCAACAACAGGGCATACCCTTGAACTTTTTGATATTAAAAAAGAAAGCAGCACGGAAGAAAAAACAGAAGAAATCATAAAAGAACAGCAGGAAAGGCTTGTTGAACAGCAGCAGGAAGAATTAAGACGGTTTGAATTTCCTGTAACTCCTGAGTGA
- a CDS encoding IS1380 family transposase — MNKKTKKKLNKRKKKIEKRIERKNWDDQSSPMFAGSNIHYDIDGRNNGIACGGIGVIQMLAQKIGLTKEIDENLHILKRHLPYHDSDHILNIAYNILAGGTTLEDIDLQRNDDAFLNAIGAEIIPDPTTAGDFLRRFEKEDIIKLMDIKNKIRQRIWEQQSQNFKKEAVINVDGTICKTTGECKEGMDISYNGQWGYHPLVVSLANTREPLYIINRSGNVASHDDSAQWIDKALELVSGTFDKIYLRGDTDFSLTQNFDKWDKSCTFVFGIDAMPNLVKIAKNDIDHWELLEKEEKYEVKTKPRKRPKNVKQDVVKKRNFKKVITESEHVGEFSYQPVKCDKAYRIVVLKKQLKVVKGTKHLSDDIRYFFYIGNDWKKVPEQILKFYRKRADHENDIEQLKNGVKALHSPSNTFFANWAYMVIAALAWDLKSWYGLMQPYRPVGVQIIRMEFKRFVNTFINIPCIIIKTGRKICYNIIGYNTRLKLLLNFACKLRKFSFP; from the coding sequence GTGAATAAAAAAACAAAGAAAAAACTCAACAAGCGCAAGAAGAAAATTGAAAAAAGAATTGAGAGAAAGAACTGGGACGACCAATCTTCTCCCATGTTCGCAGGGTCTAATATACACTACGATATTGACGGGCGTAACAATGGTATTGCCTGTGGAGGTATCGGGGTTATCCAGATGCTTGCTCAAAAAATTGGATTGACGAAAGAGATTGATGAAAATCTCCATATTCTCAAACGTCATCTGCCCTACCATGATTCAGATCATATCCTTAATATTGCATACAACATACTTGCGGGAGGTACAACCCTTGAGGATATTGACCTGCAAAGAAATGACGATGCCTTTCTCAATGCAATAGGAGCAGAGATTATTCCCGACCCCACAACTGCCGGTGATTTTCTCAGGCGTTTTGAAAAAGAAGATATTATTAAGTTGATGGATATAAAAAATAAAATTCGTCAAAGAATCTGGGAGCAGCAGTCCCAAAATTTTAAAAAGGAAGCTGTTATTAATGTTGACGGGACAATATGCAAAACAACCGGTGAGTGTAAGGAAGGTATGGATATTTCCTACAACGGACAGTGGGGATACCATCCTCTTGTCGTATCATTGGCCAATACCAGGGAACCCCTTTATATTATTAATCGTTCAGGTAATGTCGCTTCTCATGATGATTCTGCACAATGGATTGATAAAGCTCTGGAACTTGTTTCAGGCACTTTTGATAAAATTTATCTTCGCGGAGATACGGATTTTAGCCTGACACAAAATTTTGATAAATGGGACAAAAGCTGTACATTTGTCTTTGGTATAGATGCTATGCCAAATCTGGTCAAAATTGCAAAAAATGATATAGACCACTGGGAATTGCTTGAAAAGGAAGAAAAATATGAAGTAAAAACAAAACCTCGCAAGCGTCCGAAAAATGTAAAGCAGGATGTTGTCAAGAAAAGAAATTTTAAAAAAGTCATAACTGAATCAGAACATGTTGGTGAATTTTCTTATCAACCTGTAAAGTGCGATAAGGCATATCGAATAGTTGTTTTAAAAAAGCAGTTAAAGGTAGTCAAAGGGACAAAGCATCTTAGCGATGATATCCGTTATTTTTTCTATATCGGAAATGATTGGAAAAAGGTGCCCGAACAAATTCTTAAATTTTATCGAAAACGAGCCGATCATGAAAATGATATAGAGCAATTGAAAAACGGTGTTAAAGCTCTTCATTCACCTTCAAACACATTTTTTGCCAATTGGGCGTATATGGTAATTGCTGCATTGGCATGGGACTTGAAATCCTGGTATGGATTGATGCAGCCTTACCGTCCGGTCGGTGTTCAAATTATACGCATGGAATTCAAACGTTTTGTTAATACCTTTATCAATATCCCATGTATTATAATAAAAACAGGCCGAAAGATTTGCTACAATATAATAGGCTATAACACACGCTTAAAACTACTGCTTAATTTTGCTTGCAAGCTGAGAAAATTCAGCTTTCCATAA
- a CDS encoding FecR domain-containing protein — protein sequence MKKITFQIIFLLFFFFSMPVFAGADYTVSIKEIIPSNIKGRPAVVSYPENDLKHVSIYRKNKNISLKSLGSPVRLNKENSIKTDKYAGAEIIIFDNFNGKKTKIILDSNTLIKINKMPDKIEGIQGNFLVETIKKGVVPRSVTKLFNFFVETKYSITALLGTKVYFSVDKNQKIPDVVVLEGQVEINSKDKSFAPITLYSFERYVNGLINASEKDSMTYKGLGEGTVLYVPAGSYHQGGSGLYSGGSSQGNRMFDGIVYPKISTQYMEDPRITKIHTWLEKLGYE from the coding sequence ATGAAAAAAATTACATTTCAAATTATTTTCCTGCTTTTTTTCTTTTTTTCCATGCCTGTATTTGCAGGTGCCGATTATACCGTGAGTATTAAAGAGATTATCCCTTCAAATATTAAAGGCAGACCTGCGGTGGTCAGTTATCCTGAAAATGATTTAAAGCATGTCAGTATATATAGGAAAAATAAAAATATATCCCTGAAATCGCTTGGCAGCCCTGTAAGACTTAATAAAGAAAACAGTATAAAAACAGATAAATATGCAGGTGCTGAAATTATCATTTTTGACAATTTCAACGGGAAGAAGACAAAAATTATACTGGATTCCAATACCCTGATAAAAATAAACAAAATGCCGGATAAAATTGAAGGCATACAAGGAAATTTTCTGGTTGAGACCATAAAAAAAGGGGTGGTGCCAAGATCGGTAACAAAGCTTTTTAATTTTTTTGTGGAAACAAAATACAGCATAACAGCCCTGCTTGGCACAAAGGTATATTTTTCAGTGGATAAAAATCAGAAAATCCCGGATGTGGTTGTTCTGGAGGGACAGGTGGAAATCAATTCAAAAGACAAAAGTTTTGCACCTATAACACTTTATTCATTTGAAAGATATGTGAACGGGCTGATCAATGCCAGTGAAAAAGACAGTATGACTTATAAAGGGCTTGGTGAAGGTACTGTTCTTTATGTTCCTGCGGGAAGCTATCACCAGGGAGGAAGCGGTCTCTATTCCGGCGGTTCCAGCCAGGGCAACAGAATGTTTGACGGTATTGTTTATCCTAAAATTTCAACTCAGTACATGGAAGACCCCAGAATTACTAAAATTCATACATGGCTTGAAAAATTAGGGTATGAATAA
- a CDS encoding CHASE2 domain-containing protein → MPDKEENTNNQDHNFIEFEDRDIERLQNLAIELYNETARFFKNKEIIPTLQYARQVLETIIKLTYLEKESRSLPKKFKLAATIGSLNKKKIFPEHIRKDIEIIQDYGNRASHPGLSWLVAGDTIRETDMFKSASHLNSLMQHYFNTYYPKINSRINYITIGRVDILKGYPLKIMLKILWIFCFFFLFILLNIPFEHIFYSGLTNLTANLNLKKDSFSKDIAIITLDEKQYDKNDKNRRENYARLIRYLADAKAKVIVFDMVLSGHSDYDLELINAVEYAKKKGTHTLFVLTGKENYIEDKFTDAGFEADFACYTESRFGHVVKIPVRVIKDGFKIQYSIAFNAVKLYIGGKINPKDDILEIIPKNEKKNIRVQLLEPEIIRIPGNCAAIEKDDKIYEILIRISSTNTLRDNNRHFNYSDIYNEDIKQPEADKLKARFNKKIVIAGGKPDGEDFFWIWERWKEKKRYGMELQADAVNALLQETYIRSLSRQSRIIIIFLFFISGFALSLLSFKCPDILISAILPALAVLFCFIAFINYNWLINALYYYIVFITPYLMHKRIYD, encoded by the coding sequence TTGCCGGACAAAGAAGAAAATACAAATAATCAGGATCATAATTTTATCGAATTTGAAGACAGGGATATTGAAAGGCTGCAAAACCTTGCCATTGAACTTTATAACGAAACAGCCAGATTTTTTAAAAATAAAGAGATAATCCCGACTCTTCAATATGCACGCCAGGTTCTTGAGACAATTATCAAACTGACCTACCTTGAAAAAGAATCCAGAAGTCTGCCAAAAAAATTCAAGCTTGCTGCAACCATAGGTTCTTTAAACAAGAAAAAGATATTCCCGGAACATATACGAAAAGATATTGAGATTATCCAGGATTATGGCAACAGGGCATCTCACCCCGGATTATCCTGGCTGGTTGCAGGGGATACTATAAGAGAAACAGACATGTTTAAATCCGCGTCCCACCTGAATTCCCTTATGCAGCATTATTTTAATACATACTATCCGAAAATAAACAGCAGGATTAATTATATTACTATTGGCAGAGTTGATATTTTAAAGGGCTATCCATTAAAAATAATGCTGAAAATTCTCTGGATTTTCTGCTTTTTCTTCCTGTTTATCCTGCTGAACATTCCTTTTGAACATATTTTTTATTCAGGTTTAACAAACCTGACTGCCAATCTGAATTTGAAAAAAGACAGTTTCAGCAAAGATATAGCCATTATTACACTGGATGAAAAACAATATGATAAAAATGATAAAAACAGGCGTGAAAACTATGCCCGTCTTATCAGGTATCTTGCAGATGCCAAAGCAAAAGTGATAGTTTTTGATATGGTTTTATCCGGGCACTCGGACTATGACCTGGAATTAATAAATGCTGTTGAGTATGCGAAAAAAAAAGGTACTCATACCTTGTTTGTATTAACCGGAAAAGAAAATTATATTGAAGATAAATTTACAGATGCAGGCTTTGAAGCAGATTTTGCATGTTATACAGAATCAAGATTCGGTCATGTTGTTAAAATACCTGTCCGGGTCATAAAAGACGGTTTTAAAATCCAATACTCAATTGCTTTTAATGCTGTAAAACTTTATATTGGCGGTAAAATCAATCCTAAAGACGATATACTTGAAATTATACCGAAAAATGAAAAGAAAAATATCAGGGTGCAATTATTAGAACCTGAAATTATACGTATTCCGGGAAATTGTGCTGCTATTGAAAAAGATGACAAAATATATGAAATATTAATAAGAATATCCAGCACAAATACCCTGCGTGATAACAACAGACATTTTAATTACAGCGATATTTATAATGAAGACATAAAACAGCCTGAAGCGGATAAATTGAAAGCACGGTTTAATAAAAAGATTGTAATTGCAGGCGGAAAGCCTGATGGAGAAGATTTTTTCTGGATATGGGAACGCTGGAAAGAGAAAAAGCGCTATGGCATGGAATTGCAGGCAGATGCTGTCAATGCTTTATTGCAGGAAACATATATCCGCTCCTTATCCCGGCAATCCAGAATAATTATAATTTTCCTGTTTTTTATTTCAGGCTTTGCTCTATCATTGTTAAGTTTCAAATGTCCTGACATATTAATATCTGCAATACTTCCTGCACTTGCAGTCCTGTTTTGTTTTATTGCGTTTATAAACTATAACTGGCTTATAAATGCCTTATACTATTACATTGTGTTTATAACTCCCTATCTTATGCACAAACGCATTTATGATTAA
- the vapC gene encoding type II toxin-antitoxin system tRNA(fMet)-specific endonuclease VapC: protein MTYLLDTNVCIKYLNASSEVVKRHIEKYEPSEIVICSVVKSELFAGAYKSKNKEKTLDKLKIFFAPLKSLTFNDKAAKAYGKIRAELEKKGTPIGPYDLQIASIAIVNDLVLVSHNKREFSRVEGLKIEDWE from the coding sequence ATGACATATCTATTAGATACCAATGTTTGCATTAAATACCTCAACGCTAGTTCCGAAGTTGTCAAAAGACATATTGAAAAGTATGAACCATCTGAAATTGTTATTTGTTCAGTTGTGAAATCTGAATTATTTGCAGGTGCATATAAAAGTAAAAACAAGGAAAAAACTCTGGATAAGCTGAAAATATTTTTTGCTCCATTAAAGTCATTGACATTTAATGACAAAGCCGCAAAAGCATACGGTAAAATCCGTGCTGAATTAGAAAAAAAAGGTACTCCTATTGGCCCCTATGATTTACAAATAGCAAGTATCGCAATTGTAAATGATCTGGTTTTAGTAAGTCATAACAAACGCGAATTCAGTCGGGTTGAAGGACTAAAGATTGAAGATTGGGAATAA